GAAACGAGGCACCACGCTGGTGGGCGATGGCTTTGATGCTCACGGTTCGTCCGAACGCATCCAAGGCTTCACGTACACTGGTCATGATTATTCTCCTTATCGAGCTGTGTGTTGCATACAGAAAGGCGTAACTTTGCGTGTCACAGGTGTGACATGCGCTGTCACACCTGCAGTACGGGCCATGCAGACAGGGCTTCCTGTTCACCGGCGCTCAGATTGATGCGGGCACCGGCGAAGTTGCCACACAAGCTGACCTGGCCGCTGTTAATCAGTGAAACCACGGTGGCCACCACCTCGGCGTCGCTCTGGGCGTATTCGCTAACTACTTGGACTAATTCGAGTAATGTCGTGCGGATGACAGTGTTCATGATGTTTCCCCCTTCGCTGTGTTACATACAGAAAGGCGTAACAAAGCGTGTCACAAGTGTGACATTCGCTGTCACACGGATTGGGATTGAAAAAATTTTTGGGAAAACCGGGAATGACGCCACCCCGTTCACCCATCAGCGTCATTGCCTCAGACTCGTACTTACAACTGCCACGGCACTGACGCCCGCGGGTCTGGCGCATAGACGCAGAACGTACCGGTCTTGATGGTGCGCGTCAGATATAGCCCTAGCGCAGCATGATGCTCACAAATCTTTTTGAGGGCATTCTTCACGGCTTTGGTGACAGTCGAGCGTGCACGTTCGGTTGGCGACCCGATCCGACGGGTGCGTCCACCAAGGCCTACAGCTTGTGAGATCTCGTGGGTAAGGAACTCTAACTCCTCACGTAATGCGTCAATGCGCCCCTGATCGTGAAAACTCATTGCCTCATCGAGGTCAGATTGGAGATCTGCCATCCGTTGTTTGTACGCAGCGCGAGCCTGCGCATCAAGTAGTTCACCACTGTCTGAGGCCCTCATAGAGAGTGCCTCAACACCTGACAGTCGTGTGTTGCTAGTCGACATCTCTGCGGCAATCTCGTCGCCAGTAACTAAGCGAAAAACGTGAATGTCGTCATTGGGGTATTGCAGCAGGTAGGCAATATAGTGCAACCCGCGCATATCACGCAGGCGACACACCTGATTATCAAACACGAGCGTCCAGTATTCGCCTTCCTGGCGGAACACGCTGGGGGTTGGAGACTGGGGGGTCAGGATTGGGGAAGACAAGGCCCGAGGGCCGAGGGCTGACGGCTGAGTAAACACAGGCGGGGCGAGGGACTTGAAACTGGGGGCTTGTAGAGACGAACTCGTCTCTAGCCTCCAGCCTCTCGCCCCTTGCTCTCTACTGGCTACTGAATACTGACGACCGACTACTTTTTCCCGTCGCTGGATTAGCGATGTGTGTTGAACTGGCACAGCGATGACGTTCATGTGGACTCCCCTCTTTATCGGCATAGGAACAGGAGCTTTACCCTGTTCGCGCTCCATGCAGCGTACCCTCACGCTGCATGCTGATAGTTCTCTGTGCGGGATTGCGGCACGGTGACAGATTGGACAATAGTCTGGCGCTGGCTGCGTGCGACAAGAATAATGCCGCCAACACTCACTATGAGTAATATCCACAGCCCGATACCTAAGCACCATCCAACATCTGGATATGCGACAGTGGCGGTTGCGATGTTCCACATATGACATCTCCTTTCCGTGTGAAATAGGGCTCACATAAAGAGACGGGAATGGTGAAAAAAGGACGCAACACAGGAGATGACAACGCGATCAGCACAAGGACTGGCGAGGCTGAGCAAGCGCACAAGTATCCTACGCACGGGCACCCGCAACGGATGAGAAACACGGACCAATCTCAGAGCGGAGGAAAATTAACGGTGAGAAGAGTTGGGAGGGATATAATACGCTGTCACACACTGTTTCTCGAAGCCGCGTACGACCATACTAGTGCCCCACAGGTGAAACTGCGAGGCAATCTCGGGGGCTTCGTGGTGCAGTCGCGTGACTGCCGCGTGTGGGGCAATAATTCCACCCGGTGTGATTTCTTTGAGGAGACGAGCAGCCAAATGGACGCAGGGGCCCAGGAGTGTGACAGAACGACGCTGCGCCGAGCCGATCACCCCAATGGTGACCTCGCCAACATTGAGACTGAGGCGTGCGAGCACAGGAGTCTCTCCGGTCCATTGTTCAGCGCCCAACGCATCACGCACAGCTAATGCAGCGCGTGCAGCCTGGGTAAGCGAGCCAAAGTAGAGCAGCGCGCCATCGCCTTCGTAATCTTTCACGTCTCCACAGTGCGCCAGGGCGATGTCGGTCACGAGTGAGCTAAAGCGTTGCATTACTGCCAACGCCTGCGCTGGGGACTGCTGGAGTACGGCAGCAGCCGCTCACTGTCTCGCACCGTCGGCAGGTGTTGATGAATGCGCAGAAATACCTCTTGTAAGAAATCATCCGCGTCCGCCGGGTTGTTCACCCGGGGGGCAATGAAGACGAAGTTCCTTTCCATCTCAGATTTTTTGGCAGCCCATCGTCGGCTTCCGTATGTAGAGACGGAGGAATACACAAAAGGACGCAACCCCAAGGCACAATCGATGTACCGCGTTTCTGCGGGATTTTTCCCGAGTCGGTGGTACAGCGCCTCTGCAGTGTGAGGAGAGGAATAACGTAATGACAACGCACCCCGCCAATTCCTTCCTCTGGGTTTTACTATCGTCCCGTAAACTTCGGCTCGCGTTTCTCGACGAATGAACGAATGGCTTCTTTATGATCCTCAGTATGGAAGCAATGCTTCTCTAACGCCAGCGACGTGTCGAGTACGAGGTTAGCGGTATCTCGCAGAATTTTATTGACCGATACTTTCGTCCAACGAATCGCCTTGGTCGGTCCATTGGCTAAACGTGTCGCCAATGCCATCGCTTTATCGATGAGTTGGTCAGCCGGCACGACGTGATTCACTAAGCCGATGCGTTCCGCTTCAGCGGCAGAAATAATATCTCCGGTCATCAACAACTCCTTGGCACGCGCAGCCCCAACTAACCACGGCCAAATGATCGCGCCCCCGTCTCCTGCGACCACACCAACGCGCACATGCGGATCACCAATTTTCGCATTATCTGCCGCGAAGATCACATCCGAGAACAATGCCAACGTGGCACCGAGCCCTGTGGCCGGGCCGTTCACCGCGGCGATAATCGGCTGTTCGACTTCGAGCATGTCGATGATGATTTTGCGCGCTTCAAGAAACAACGCATCGAGTTGCGCGGTCGTCATGTCGGTGAACCATTTGATGTCGCCACCAGCACAGAACGCCCTGCCCTTGCCGGTCAGCACCACCGCTTCAGCTTCTTTATCTTGGGCAATGTCAGCGAAGATTTGCGAGAGCTCGGTGTGCAGCGCCGCGTTAATCGCATTGAGTGATTCTGGGCGGTTCAGAGCGACAACCAGCACTTTGTCCTTGCGTTCGACACTGATGTAGTGATAACGGCTGTAATCCATAACTGATTCTCCTTTAGGTTGGTTGATCGTGAGACGCGGCTGCATTATTGGTCAGCTGGTGAGAAGGATCAAGGGACAAAGGACAGAACTATGCGCATCTATTTTTGCCGTGAAGGTTTGAACTCTATTATGGCGCTGCTGCAACGTGAGCTGCCTGACGATCAGATATTCTGTTGTGCCCCAGACAAAGTCGTCGAGGTCTCACGCGAGGCCGATGTTCTTATTCCTACCGTTTCGCCAATTACCGCCGAAGCGATTGCCTCACCACAACTCAAAATCGTGCAGCAGTATGGTGCTGGCTTGGATACGGTCGATATCCCTGCCGCAACCAAGCGCGGGGTCTACGTTGCCAATGTTCCGACTGCCGGCACCGGCAATGCAGAATCAGTCGCGGAACTATCGATCATGTTCATGTTGATGCTCGTCCGACAATATCCACAGGCACACGCGGCGTTACAACAGCATAAGCTAGGCGGGCCGATGGGTGGCACGCTGAAAGGGCGGACCGCAGCGATTGTCGGCTTCGGTGGCATCGGCCAAGAGTTAGCCACGCGTCTGCGCGCCTTCGAGATGAAAGTGCTAGCCGTGTCAAAACGTGGACCCAAGGCAGGGGACGTACCAGTCGATTTTCACGGCGCGCTTGATGCTCTGCACACCGTGTTACGGCAAGCTGACTTTGTCATCGTCGCTCCACCACTCAATGATGAAACTCGTGGCCTGATCGGTCAGGCCGAATATGCCTGTATGAAACCGACGGCGTTTATTATCAACGTTGCGCGAGGACCAGTGCTCGATTACGCCGCAACACTGGCAGCGCTCAAGG
This sequence is a window from Deltaproteobacteria bacterium. Protein-coding genes within it:
- a CDS encoding adenylate/guanylate cyclase domain-containing protein — its product is MQRFSSLVTDIALAHCGDVKDYEGDGALLYFGSLTQAARAALAVRDALGAEQWTGETPVLARLSLNVGEVTIGVIGSAQRRSVTLLGPCVHLAARLLKEITPGGIIAPHAAVTRLHHEAPEIASQFHLWGTSMVVRGFEKQCVTAYYIPPNSSHR
- a CDS encoding enoyl-CoA hydratase/isomerase family protein, giving the protein MDYSRYHYISVERKDKVLVVALNRPESLNAINAALHTELSQIFADIAQDKEAEAVVLTGKGRAFCAGGDIKWFTDMTTAQLDALFLEARKIIIDMLEVEQPIIAAVNGPATGLGATLALFSDVIFAADNAKIGDPHVRVGVVAGDGGAIIWPWLVGAARAKELLMTGDIISAAEAERIGLVNHVVPADQLIDKAMALATRLANGPTKAIRWTKVSVNKILRDTANLVLDTSLALEKHCFHTEDHKEAIRSFVEKREPKFTGR
- a CDS encoding hydroxyacid dehydrogenase yields the protein MRIYFCREGLNSIMALLQRELPDDQIFCCAPDKVVEVSREADVLIPTVSPITAEAIASPQLKIVQQYGAGLDTVDIPAATKRGVYVANVPTAGTGNAESVAELSIMFMLMLVRQYPQAHAALQQHKLGGPMGGTLKGRTAAIVGFGGIGQELATRLRAFEMKVLAVSKRGPKAGDVPVDFHGALDALHTVLRQADFVIVAPPLNDETRGLIGQAEYACMKPTAFIINVARGPVLDYAATLAALKEKRIAGAGLDVFWQEPFDPANEIFSYNVVATPHVGGATDLSLQGIAKKVADNINRVRRGEMPLNCANAADLGAKKG